From a single Lactococcus allomyrinae genomic region:
- a CDS encoding transposase: MILNIAIETLRPSNMIKNHKLARSIARAGWRQFTNQLEYKAQPFAKPNGFGKN, encoded by the coding sequence TTGATACTTAACATTGCGATTGAAACATTAAGACCCTCTAACATGATTAAAAATCACAAACTTGCTCGCTCTATTGCAAGAGCAGGCTGGCGACAATTCACCAATCAGTTGGAATATAAAGCCCAACCGTTTGCCAAGCCTAACGGTTTTGGTAAAAATTAA